The Cyclopterus lumpus isolate fCycLum1 chromosome 6, fCycLum1.pri, whole genome shotgun sequence genome contains a region encoding:
- the pclaf gene encoding PCNA-associated factor — translation MVRTKADAVPAAYRKAVAAAAPRKSLGSSSANAAAAASCSSQTATPAKGKYAGGNPVCPRPTPTWQKGIGDFFGGPPRKPEKENQRPREEDEEQAGGSGVTSRKSRQLPAEEEEDE, via the exons ATGGTGAGGACCAAGGCCGACGCGGTGCCCGCGGCCTACAGGAAAG CTGTCGCAGCTGCCGCACCCCGGAAGTCTCTGGGCTCCAGCTCGGccaacgccgccgccgccgcctcctgcAGCAGCCAGACGGCCACTCCAG CAAAGGGTAAATACGCCGGCGGAAACCCGGTGTGTCCTCGGCCCACGCCGACCTGGCAGAAGGGCATCGGGGACTTCTTCGGGGGTCCCCCCAGGAAGCCCGAGAAGGAGAACCAGAGGCCccgggaggaggacgaggagcaggCCGGGGGCAGCGGGGTGACCAGCCGGAA GTCCCGGCAGCTGCccgctgaggaagaggaagatgaatga
- the nedd1 gene encoding protein NEDD1 isoform X1: MEEVTRLVSTGDCVRIWDSGSMAPLEQFNPHSSSHPVAQACWSSNNQYLVSASSSGDKLVVSSLKSSVVPVVELGEGKKQTSVCLSSSSQFLASGGLDHCVHIWDLKTKRLHRSLKDHNEEVTCVSFNANDSLVASGSTSGDLVLHSLTTNLSSKAFGHGSNQPVHALRLSPLKRSLLGSVSSSGTVVLWDSNTQKELHVFDGAHKAPGSGLAFSPASELLLVSVGLDKKIVCYDAASKIVLRTIRVDGPLTSVDFMPDGSGLVVGSTQGKIYQYDLRNSSAPIRVTVAHRTSVTCLRFQSNTSKHKSSKLGSTKIVKRSSIKLSSSQTDPAPGTDPAPGTGPTPGTGPAPLRQVTGTAGGADPELISWEAAGLQGSEPLPVGEKFSGVGRNSLDVFSPAREDSRSQDSPFGRTHVTGLEMLSREGEGQQVIGRASLDIFSPVREDLNSHRKTPLGTPLVGAAARCYSPLSVFQTPPPIREEEPIPAAAAEPCDSRKSDKASSSSLEGEGQATPTVPQQTNHSQPAPPFFTPDPSLRRANGIQAQLSYESPVQRPAASSTAGPALSAAVSSSLSQNIAEVVGQGGAAPLTSLQIHFIQNMIHETLEDFRDNCHRDIVNLQVEMVRQFYIQLNEIHGLIEKYSVNESLVEEVERLREENRRLKTNY, encoded by the exons ATGGAGGAGGTGACCCGCCTGGTGTCCACAGGAGACTGTGTGAGGATCTGGGACTCCGGCTCCATGGCGCCGCTGGAGCAGTTCAACCCTCACAGCAGCAGCCACCCGGTGGCTCAGGCCTGCTGGAGCTCCAACA ACCAGTACCTGGTCAGCGCCAGCAGCAGTGGAGACAAGCTGGTGGTTTCCAGCCTCAAATCCTCTGTGGTCCCAGTGGTGGAACTGGGCGAAGGG AAAAAGCAGaccagtgtgtgtctgagttCCTCGTCTCAGTTCCTGGCCAGCGGAGGTCTGGATCACTGCGTGCACATCTGGGACCTGAAGACCAAGAGGCTGCACCGCTCCCTGAAG GACCACAATGAGGAGGTGACCTGCGTGTCCTTCAACGCCAACGACAGCCTCGTGGCCTCCGGGTCCACCAGCGGAGACCTGGTCCTCCACAGCCTGACCACCAACCTGTCCAGCAAGGCCTTCGGGCACGGCAGCAACCAG ccggtCCACGCCCTGCGTCTGTCCCCCCTGAAGCGCTCTCTGCTGGGCAGCGTCTCTTCCAGCGGCACGGTGGTCCTGTGGGACTCCAACACCCAGAAGGAGCTCCACGTGTTCGATGGCGCCCACAAGGCTCCGGGCTCCGGCCTCGCCTTCTCCCCCGCCAGCGAGCTGCTGCTGGTCAGCGTCGGCCTGGACAAGAAGATCGTGTGCTACGACGCGGCCAGcaagat cgtCCTGAGGACCATCCGGGTGGACGGCCCTCTGACGTCGGTGGACTTCATGCCTGACGGCTCTGGTCTGGTTGTGGGCTCCACTCAGGGGAAGATCTACCAGTACGACCTGAGGAACTCCAGCGCGCCCATCAGGGTCACGGTGGCTCACAGAACCTCCGTCACCTGCCTCCGCTTCCAGAGCAACACCAGCAAACacaag tCCAGTAAATTGGGCTCCACCAAGATTGTCAAGAGATCTTCAATCAAACTGTCAAGCAGCCAGACAGACCCCGCCCCCGGCACAGACCCCGCCCCCGGCACAGGCCCCACCCCCGgcacaggccccgcccccctccgaCAGGTGACCGGCACAG CAGGGGGTGCTGATCCAGAGCTGATCTCTTGGGAGGCTGCCGGTCTGCAGGGGTCAGAGCCGCTTCCTGTGGGGGAGAAGTTCAGCGGCGTTGGACGAAACAGTCTGGATGTCTTCTCTCCTGCTCGGGAAG ACTCTCGGTCCCAGGACTCGCCCTTTGGAAGGACTCACG TTACCGGTTTGGAGATGCTGTCCAGAGAAGGGGAAGGTCAGCAGGTCATCGGCCGGGCCAGTCTGGACATCTTCTCCCCAGTCAGAGAAG ATTTGAACTCCCACCGTAAGACCCCCCTGGGAACGCCGCTGGTGGGCGCTGCAGCCCGCTGCTACAGCCCGCTGTCCGTCTTCCAGACCCCACCCCCAATCAGAGAGGAGGAGCCAatccctgctgctgcagccgaACCATGTGACTCCAGAAAG TCCGACAAGGCCAGCAGCTCCAGCCTGGAAGGGGAGGGCCAGGCCACGCCCACAGTACCTCAACAGACCAATCATAGCCAGCCGGCCCCGCCCTTCTTCACTCCAGATCCCAGCCTCAGGAGAGCCAATGGGATTCAAGCTCAGCTGAGCTACGAGTCTCCTGTCCAGAGACCTGCAGCCAGTAGCACAGCAG GTCCAGCTCTGTCGGCGGCtgtgtcctcttctctctcccagAACATCGCTGAGGTGGTGGGTCAGGGGGGAGCTGCTCCTCTCACGTCCCTTCAGATCCACTTCATCCAGAACATGATCCACGAGACTCTGGAGGACTTCAG GGACAACTGCCACAGGGACATCGTCAACCTGCAGGTCGAGATGGTCCGACAGTTTTACATCCAGCTG AATGAAATCCACGGCCTGATCGAGAAGTACTCCGTGAACGAGtctctggtggaggaggtggagcggcTGAGGGAGGAGAACCGGCGGCTCAAGACCAACTACTGA
- the nedd1 gene encoding protein NEDD1 isoform X2, with amino-acid sequence MEEVTRLVSTGDCVRIWDSGSMAPLEQFNPHSSSHPVAQACWSSNNQYLVSASSSGDKLVVSSLKSSVVPVVELGEGKKQTSVCLSSSSQFLASGGLDHCVHIWDLKTKRLHRSLKDHNEEVTCVSFNANDSLVASGSTSGDLVLHSLTTNLSSKAFGHGSNQPVHALRLSPLKRSLLGSVSSSGTVVLWDSNTQKELHVFDGAHKAPGSGLAFSPASELLLVSVGLDKKIVCYDAASKIVLRTIRVDGPLTSVDFMPDGSGLVVGSTQGKIYQYDLRNSSAPIRVTVAHRTSVTCLRFQSNTSKHKSSKLGSTKIVKRSSIKLSSSQTDPAPGTDPAPGTGPTPGTGPAPLRQVTGTGGADPELISWEAAGLQGSEPLPVGEKFSGVGRNSLDVFSPAREDSRSQDSPFGRTHVTGLEMLSREGEGQQVIGRASLDIFSPVREDLNSHRKTPLGTPLVGAAARCYSPLSVFQTPPPIREEEPIPAAAAEPCDSRKSDKASSSSLEGEGQATPTVPQQTNHSQPAPPFFTPDPSLRRANGIQAQLSYESPVQRPAASSTAGPALSAAVSSSLSQNIAEVVGQGGAAPLTSLQIHFIQNMIHETLEDFRDNCHRDIVNLQVEMVRQFYIQLNEIHGLIEKYSVNESLVEEVERLREENRRLKTNY; translated from the exons ATGGAGGAGGTGACCCGCCTGGTGTCCACAGGAGACTGTGTGAGGATCTGGGACTCCGGCTCCATGGCGCCGCTGGAGCAGTTCAACCCTCACAGCAGCAGCCACCCGGTGGCTCAGGCCTGCTGGAGCTCCAACA ACCAGTACCTGGTCAGCGCCAGCAGCAGTGGAGACAAGCTGGTGGTTTCCAGCCTCAAATCCTCTGTGGTCCCAGTGGTGGAACTGGGCGAAGGG AAAAAGCAGaccagtgtgtgtctgagttCCTCGTCTCAGTTCCTGGCCAGCGGAGGTCTGGATCACTGCGTGCACATCTGGGACCTGAAGACCAAGAGGCTGCACCGCTCCCTGAAG GACCACAATGAGGAGGTGACCTGCGTGTCCTTCAACGCCAACGACAGCCTCGTGGCCTCCGGGTCCACCAGCGGAGACCTGGTCCTCCACAGCCTGACCACCAACCTGTCCAGCAAGGCCTTCGGGCACGGCAGCAACCAG ccggtCCACGCCCTGCGTCTGTCCCCCCTGAAGCGCTCTCTGCTGGGCAGCGTCTCTTCCAGCGGCACGGTGGTCCTGTGGGACTCCAACACCCAGAAGGAGCTCCACGTGTTCGATGGCGCCCACAAGGCTCCGGGCTCCGGCCTCGCCTTCTCCCCCGCCAGCGAGCTGCTGCTGGTCAGCGTCGGCCTGGACAAGAAGATCGTGTGCTACGACGCGGCCAGcaagat cgtCCTGAGGACCATCCGGGTGGACGGCCCTCTGACGTCGGTGGACTTCATGCCTGACGGCTCTGGTCTGGTTGTGGGCTCCACTCAGGGGAAGATCTACCAGTACGACCTGAGGAACTCCAGCGCGCCCATCAGGGTCACGGTGGCTCACAGAACCTCCGTCACCTGCCTCCGCTTCCAGAGCAACACCAGCAAACacaag tCCAGTAAATTGGGCTCCACCAAGATTGTCAAGAGATCTTCAATCAAACTGTCAAGCAGCCAGACAGACCCCGCCCCCGGCACAGACCCCGCCCCCGGCACAGGCCCCACCCCCGgcacaggccccgcccccctccgaCAGGTGACCGGCACAG GGGGTGCTGATCCAGAGCTGATCTCTTGGGAGGCTGCCGGTCTGCAGGGGTCAGAGCCGCTTCCTGTGGGGGAGAAGTTCAGCGGCGTTGGACGAAACAGTCTGGATGTCTTCTCTCCTGCTCGGGAAG ACTCTCGGTCCCAGGACTCGCCCTTTGGAAGGACTCACG TTACCGGTTTGGAGATGCTGTCCAGAGAAGGGGAAGGTCAGCAGGTCATCGGCCGGGCCAGTCTGGACATCTTCTCCCCAGTCAGAGAAG ATTTGAACTCCCACCGTAAGACCCCCCTGGGAACGCCGCTGGTGGGCGCTGCAGCCCGCTGCTACAGCCCGCTGTCCGTCTTCCAGACCCCACCCCCAATCAGAGAGGAGGAGCCAatccctgctgctgcagccgaACCATGTGACTCCAGAAAG TCCGACAAGGCCAGCAGCTCCAGCCTGGAAGGGGAGGGCCAGGCCACGCCCACAGTACCTCAACAGACCAATCATAGCCAGCCGGCCCCGCCCTTCTTCACTCCAGATCCCAGCCTCAGGAGAGCCAATGGGATTCAAGCTCAGCTGAGCTACGAGTCTCCTGTCCAGAGACCTGCAGCCAGTAGCACAGCAG GTCCAGCTCTGTCGGCGGCtgtgtcctcttctctctcccagAACATCGCTGAGGTGGTGGGTCAGGGGGGAGCTGCTCCTCTCACGTCCCTTCAGATCCACTTCATCCAGAACATGATCCACGAGACTCTGGAGGACTTCAG GGACAACTGCCACAGGGACATCGTCAACCTGCAGGTCGAGATGGTCCGACAGTTTTACATCCAGCTG AATGAAATCCACGGCCTGATCGAGAAGTACTCCGTGAACGAGtctctggtggaggaggtggagcggcTGAGGGAGGAGAACCGGCGGCTCAAGACCAACTACTGA